Proteins found in one Rahnella aquatilis CIP 78.65 = ATCC 33071 genomic segment:
- a CDS encoding PAAR domain-containing protein, whose protein sequence is MLPIIRIGDKTTHGGAVMTGSGTMSFGNIPVARKGDKVSCPIPFHGPTFITEGNPNYLDNGIPVAFHGHKCACGCTLISSLATAQVG, encoded by the coding sequence ATGCTTCCTATTATCCGTATCGGCGATAAAACAACACACGGCGGTGCAGTAATGACCGGTTCCGGCACCATGAGTTTTGGTAATATTCCCGTTGCCCGTAAAGGGGATAAAGTCTCTTGCCCTATCCCATTCCATGGTCCGACCTTCATTACCGAAGGCAATCCCAATTATCTGGACAACGGTATTCCTGTCGCCTTTCACGGACATAAATGTGCCTGCGGCTGCACGCTAATTAGTTCTCTCGCAACGGCACAAGTAGGTTAA
- a CDS encoding ImcF-related family protein produces the protein MTIRSLIGSAFLFLIFTVIVVGGILTFYPQWAASSVGVGPLSPSGIWTLCLSIAAGLGAIFWLIERMFDRLGKAGVRIQWRKRKNQQTEAPTVSDTVNPSPSFFTGLDEQMRFRYGRFWRRKVQILWLNGETELVEKIVPGLTEQNWQEGDDTLLLWGGLPDVPVDPERAMAARQLRPRRPLDGIVHVLDGNQLPGTTSLDETLRQRQKTDALLGWQAPVYFWVLDTCKWSQEGRETQPVGCLLSGKTSAESVITALDALIPALREQGMSQLAQDTRYDFLLRLTERLRKEWRAGLSNVLTTVSRGSSPMMLRGLMFSLPSGADKGSSHSWGALPEWQGILQDCRNAQGKRTGWPWEKILQCALLSLAVVWGTGVLLSLFINQHQIADSHKQATIAADTSQPLASRLNNQLALQQEIAKLQYRATAGSPWYTRFGLNQNTVQLAALWPLYQANNNVLIRDVSATKLKAKLTDFIRLPPGSPQRDALTQQTYAELKAYLMMSRPDKADAPFLNQTLMTLWPKRTGVPDGQWQHVGPKLIAFWGQNLPAHPEWKIAQDKNLVTAVRQILLKQIGQRNAEASLYQAMLKKVANNYPDMTLTDMVGDTDASYLFNTDEVVPGMFTRQAWEEQVQDAIDQVVTTRRNEIDWVLTSKSQPASEDISPEALKARLTERYFTDFSNAWLNMVNSLRWQEPGSLSGAISQLTLMADVRQSPMVALMNTLAWQGKTGQKNEALADTLVNSAKVLVGKKQQPVIKQTGGPQGPLDAAFGPLLTIMDGKSNGLNNGNLSFQAYLTRVTQVRLKLQQVTTAPDPQAMTQMLAQTVFQGKAVDLTDTRDYGSLVAASLGQEWSGFGKAMFVEPMELAWRQVLQPAAGSLNAQWQSTVVNQWDTSFAGRYPFASTGSDASLPVVAQYLRSDSGRISQFLKTQLGGILHQEGNRWVPDAITSQGLTFNPAFLDAINQLGQLSDIVFAEGDAGLRFELMARPSKNVVRTQLAIDGQNLDYFNQMESWQSFKWPGNSYYAGVQLSWRSVSSGMQLFGDFSGNWGLIRLLEKAQVTQLDSSRYQLVWKTPDGLPLKYILRTEMGNGPLALLALRNFSLPKKVFLDDAPVSSVVAADPGPVLTDDQDIPAGTGSAGDE, from the coding sequence GTGACAATCAGATCCCTAATAGGCAGCGCCTTTCTGTTTTTAATTTTTACCGTCATCGTTGTGGGAGGCATCCTCACCTTCTATCCACAATGGGCGGCTTCCAGCGTCGGCGTCGGCCCGTTATCACCTTCCGGTATCTGGACACTTTGTCTGAGTATTGCCGCCGGGCTGGGCGCGATTTTTTGGCTGATCGAGCGTATGTTTGATCGCCTCGGGAAGGCAGGCGTTCGTATCCAATGGCGTAAACGAAAAAATCAGCAGACAGAGGCACCAACAGTCTCAGATACCGTGAATCCATCACCTTCATTTTTCACCGGTCTGGACGAGCAGATGCGTTTTCGCTATGGCCGGTTTTGGCGCAGGAAAGTGCAGATCCTCTGGCTGAACGGAGAAACAGAACTGGTTGAAAAGATTGTGCCGGGGCTGACAGAGCAAAACTGGCAGGAAGGTGACGATACCTTGCTTTTGTGGGGCGGCTTACCGGATGTGCCCGTTGATCCTGAACGTGCGATGGCCGCACGACAATTGCGTCCGCGCCGTCCGTTAGACGGAATTGTTCATGTACTGGATGGTAATCAGTTACCAGGCACCACCTCACTCGATGAAACCCTGCGTCAGCGCCAAAAAACCGATGCGCTGCTCGGCTGGCAGGCGCCGGTGTATTTTTGGGTGCTCGACACGTGTAAATGGTCGCAGGAAGGCCGGGAAACACAACCAGTCGGGTGCTTGTTATCAGGAAAAACTTCAGCAGAATCTGTAATTACCGCACTGGATGCGCTCATCCCAGCGCTACGTGAGCAAGGGATGTCCCAGCTTGCCCAGGACACCCGATATGACTTTTTATTGCGTCTTACTGAAAGATTGCGCAAAGAATGGCGCGCGGGCCTGAGTAATGTGCTGACCACGGTTTCCCGAGGTTCTTCTCCGATGATGTTGCGCGGGCTGATGTTCAGTCTGCCATCCGGCGCAGATAAGGGGTCTTCACATAGCTGGGGTGCTCTGCCTGAGTGGCAGGGCATTCTTCAGGATTGCCGGAATGCGCAAGGGAAACGAACAGGATGGCCATGGGAAAAAATATTGCAATGCGCCCTTCTGTCCCTTGCTGTAGTTTGGGGAACAGGTGTTCTGCTTTCGCTGTTTATCAATCAGCATCAGATTGCTGACTCTCATAAACAGGCCACTATCGCAGCCGATACGTCTCAGCCTCTGGCCTCACGCCTGAATAATCAACTGGCACTTCAACAGGAAATCGCGAAATTACAGTACCGGGCAACTGCCGGTTCTCCCTGGTATACCCGTTTTGGCCTGAATCAAAATACGGTGCAGCTGGCGGCACTTTGGCCTTTGTATCAGGCCAACAATAATGTGTTAATCCGGGATGTTTCTGCCACGAAACTTAAGGCGAAATTAACAGACTTTATCCGGTTACCACCGGGCAGCCCGCAGCGTGATGCCCTGACACAGCAGACCTATGCTGAGCTTAAAGCCTACCTGATGATGTCGCGTCCGGATAAAGCCGATGCACCGTTTTTAAACCAGACTCTGATGACCCTCTGGCCAAAACGCACCGGGGTTCCGGACGGGCAATGGCAACATGTCGGACCCAAACTGATCGCCTTCTGGGGGCAGAACCTGCCCGCGCATCCGGAATGGAAAATAGCGCAGGATAAAAACCTCGTCACCGCAGTCCGGCAGATCCTGCTTAAACAAATTGGCCAGCGCAATGCGGAAGCATCGCTGTATCAGGCCATGCTGAAGAAAGTGGCAAATAACTATCCGGATATGACCCTGACAGACATGGTCGGTGATACCGACGCTTCTTATCTGTTCAACACAGACGAGGTCGTACCGGGAATGTTCACCCGTCAGGCGTGGGAAGAGCAGGTTCAGGATGCGATTGATCAGGTCGTTACTACCCGACGCAATGAAATTGACTGGGTTCTGACCAGTAAATCCCAACCCGCTTCTGAAGACATCTCCCCGGAGGCGCTAAAGGCACGCCTCACCGAACGTTACTTCACTGATTTTAGCAATGCCTGGCTAAATATGGTTAACAGCCTGCGCTGGCAGGAGCCCGGATCTCTTTCGGGGGCTATTTCCCAGCTCACGCTGATGGCAGATGTACGCCAGTCTCCGATGGTGGCATTGATGAATACGCTGGCCTGGCAGGGGAAAACGGGGCAGAAAAACGAAGCTCTGGCCGATACGCTGGTGAATTCAGCGAAAGTTCTGGTGGGTAAAAAACAACAACCTGTTATTAAACAAACAGGCGGACCACAAGGCCCCCTCGACGCCGCCTTCGGCCCCCTACTAACCATCATGGATGGCAAAAGTAACGGGTTAAATAATGGCAACCTCAGCTTTCAGGCCTATTTAACCCGAGTGACACAGGTCCGCCTGAAACTTCAGCAGGTCACTACCGCACCGGATCCGCAGGCGATGACACAGATGCTGGCTCAAACTGTCTTTCAGGGTAAAGCCGTCGATTTAACCGACACCCGTGATTACGGCAGTCTGGTTGCAGCCAGTCTGGGTCAGGAATGGAGCGGCTTCGGGAAAGCGATGTTTGTGGAACCTATGGAGCTTGCCTGGCGTCAGGTATTGCAACCCGCCGCCGGCAGTCTGAATGCGCAATGGCAGAGCACCGTGGTGAACCAGTGGGATACTTCTTTTGCCGGACGTTATCCGTTTGCCAGTACGGGCAGCGATGCATCCTTACCGGTCGTCGCGCAATATCTCCGCTCTGACTCCGGGCGTATCTCACAATTTCTGAAAACTCAACTCGGTGGCATCTTACACCAGGAAGGTAACCGCTGGGTGCCGGATGCCATTACCAGTCAGGGGCTGACCTTTAATCCGGCATTCCTTGATGCCATCAACCAGTTAGGCCAGTTATCTGACATCGTATTTGCCGAGGGAGATGCAGGCCTACGTTTTGAACTGATGGCACGCCCGTCAAAAAATGTTGTCCGCACACAGCTCGCTATCGACGGGCAAAATCTGGATTATTTTAACCAGATGGAAAGCTGGCAGAGCTTTAAATGGCCGGGAAACTCCTACTATGCCGGTGTGCAACTCAGCTGGCGCAGTGTCAGTTCCGGTATGCAACTGTTTGGCGACTTTTCTGGAAACTGGGGATTAATACGTTTGCTTGAAAAAGCCCAGGTTACCCAACTCGACAGCAGCCGTTATCAGCTGGTCTGGAAAACCCCTGATGGTCTGCCATTGAAATACATACTGAGAACAGAAATGGGCAATGGTCCGCTGGCATTGCTGGCTTTACGTAACTTCTCTCTGCCCAAAAAAGTATTTTTAGATGATGCACCTGTCTCTTCTGTCGTTGCCGCCGATCCCGGACCCGTACTGACAGACGATCAGGATATCCCCGCAGGAACGGGCTCTGCCGGAGATGAGTAA